The Gemmatimonadota bacterium genomic interval AGCCGAGGCGTCTGCCCTTGGTTTTGACGCGCGACGAGGTGCGCGAAGTATTGGGCAGGATGACCGGGGACACCGCGCTTGTGGGCGGCCTGCTCTATGGTTCCGGTCTCAGGCTCATGGAGTGCCTTCGGCTACGGGTACAGCACCTCGACTTCTCGCGCCGATCGATCCTGGTGCGCGACGGAAAGGGTTCCAAGGATCGCGCGACGATGCTCCCCGGCGCGTTGGTCGATTCCCTCCGAGGCCAACTGGACCGAGTCCGAAAGCTTCATGCGCAGGACCTCGCGGACGGGTTCGGTCGCGTTTCGCTACCGGATGCCCTCGCCCGAAAGTATCCGGCCGCCGCTCGCAATTTGGGGTGGCAATGGATCTTTCCCCAGAGGAACCGTTGGGTCAATCGGTCTACCGGCACGCAAGGAAGGCACCATCTCGACCCGTCTATTCCCCAGCGCGCCGTCAAGGTGGCCGTGACGCAGGCGGGAATCGTCAAGCATGTGTCCTGTCACACCTTCCGGCACTCCTTCGCCACGCACCTCTTGGAGGACGGTCAGGACATCCGCACGATTCAGAAGCTCCTCGGACACGCCGACCTCAGGACCACGATGGTTTACACACACGTATTGAATCACGGACCCGGGGGCGTCCGGAGCCCGCTCGATCGACTATGACTGCGTGCGCACCGGTCGCTTACACGGATCCGCGTAACCCTCGAAGTCCAGCCTCACCCGACATCGCAGCCTCGGGAACGGGAGTATTGGGCCAGGAGGTGCCGCCTTGCGTGTGGCCGTGTTGGCGTACATACATGGGCGAGTTCGGCTGAAACGCGCGCTTACATGGGTCGGTCGAATCCTAGTTGGGCGGGTCATGCCTTCACCATTCGGCAGCCGGCGGTATCGCGAGACGCCGCAAAGTGGGGTGCTCCATGCTCTGGTGGACTTTGCGTCAGCTCAAATCGAAGCATTCTTGGACACGAGCGGAGGCCGCGCGAACACTCGAGCATTCCAGGAGTCCACGTGCCATCAGAGCGCTCGTCGCGCTGCTCGGCGACGAAGATCAAGGCGTTCGGCGAGTCGCGGCGGAAACACTAGGGAGTACGGGCGCGCGTCGCGCAATCGAGCCGCTGACAGCGGCACTTGTTGACCCGTCCGAGGATGTGCGCCAGGAAGCGGAACCGGCACTCGATCGGATCGATCCACAGTGGGTTGTCGCCGCGCGGGATGCGATCGGCCCGCTGCTCCTCGCCCTCAGCCGCAGGGACGCGAAGGTGCAGCGCAACGCGATCTGGGCTCTCAATCGGATTGATCGGCTGTGGGCGCAATCCAAAGCCGCGAAAGGCATGGTGGGAGACCTTGTGTACGCGCTCAACGACAATGACCCTCGCGTTCAGGACATGGCTGTAACGGCACTCGACCTGATCGACGCGAACTGGCGGCAATGCGACTCTGCGCGAGGCGCGGTGCTTGCGCTGCTGAATGTTCTCGCGCGCGGGACCACGGACGAGCGTAGATCAGCCGCGCTCGGACTGGCGAAACTCCGGAAAGGGACTTTTGCCTTGATGCGGGCACTCAACGACAGCAGCGAAACGGTGCGCGAAGCTGCGGCCCGCTCGCTTGGCGAGATCGCGGATCTTGACGCGGTCGAGCCACTCGCGATGGCTTTGAGCCACGACGACAAGAATCTCCGCCGGCACGCGGCACAGGCCCTCGGACAGATCGGCGGTGCGCGAGCGATTGAGGCGCTGTCGAAGGCACTTGAGGAAAGGAATCCGAACGACGTGCGAAAGGCGATTGCTCAGGCGATCCGTGATTCTCAGCGAGAAGCGCGCGAACGAAGCGCTGCTACCCCGGTCAGAAACAAGGAGAGGAAGACTATGGCCACGTTTGAGGATGCGGTGCAGAAGATCCGGACGCTCAAGGACACTGGAGACAAGGCGGGGCTGTGACAATACCTGACATCCCAAGACGGACGGATTCAGTCCAATGCGATAAGAGCTCTCGCTACCCTAGGGGATGCGGCGAGCATCTGCGAGGCATTCCCGCGCCTCGACGAGTTCGCGAAGACGACGGCGATTGAGAGCCTTGGGACCGTCGGCGATCCGGTAGCTGGCCCGCTTCTCCGGGACCTTGCCGCCGATGCCACACTTGACAGCTACACCCGCGATGCTCTGGCAAAGGCCCTGGGAGCAATAGGCGACGAAAATGCCATCGAAGGTCTGCGGCAGCTGCTTGGCTGCGGCGACTCACCCGTGGTGAGTAAGGTAGTTACCGTGCTCTTTGGCATGAGCGAACCTGAGGCGCGAGAACTCCTGCAACAGCATGGACAGCGAGGGAGGTGATGACAATGCGCTTGGCGGTTGTTGTGAATCTGGAGTGGGAAGGTGTCCTGGGTGATTACCTATACTATGTCCTCCAGACCAACGGAGTGTCGGTTGATGGGACGGAGGTCCGCTATGTCGACAACGCGCCTGACTCCCTCAGCCAGGACATGACGGCAAAACACAAGAGTCTTGCTGATGTAGCAGCTGGAGCGGCCGCGTCCAAGTTTTCTGAAGATGATCAAGACGATTAGTCCGACAGGCATGCATGCAAGAGACTACGTAAATGGCGATTCCCTTCGATGCGGAGGGTCGCCCAACAACCGGTTGCAGCGGACGGCGCCGCGCGCCGCCGCTGAACCGGGGCGTTAGAACGCATTCGATGGGGAGGTGAGGCCGCTTGGCTACGAAAGTCCCCTGGCTCCGCATCTTTGTGGAAGGCGTGGTGATCATCGGCTCGATCCTGCTAGCATTTGGGATTGACGCGTGGTGGGAGGGGGTGCAGGACGACGAAGCCGAGCGGGACGCTCTCGAACTCATCCACGCCGATCTTGTTGCCGATACGGTGGACTTGGCGGCCGTTGAGCGCACCAGTCAGCGGCACCTCGGGGCGGCGACCTGGCTCCTCGAGAATTGGGACGATTCGGCGCCTGACTTTGACGCCGTGGCCATGGCGTTCGCCGACTTCTTGGTATGGGCCGTCATTCAACCCCAGAGGGCTGCCTATACCAGCACCAGCTTGAAGGACGCCAATCGACTCGGGCTAGTCGACAACGACGAGCTCCGCGCACTCATCGTCAGCTACTTCGAGGAGTCCCAGGTCTACCTGATCCAACGGCTGGATCGAGCGTTCAGCGAGCGTGAAGCATTGCTCGACGCGGTTTCTCACCATATCAGATGGTTGGGTACCGAGCGCGATGCCGAGGGGAGATTATCAATGGCGGTGCGGGTCCTCACCCCATGGCGTGAGCTCCAGCAGGACACTCACCTGGCCTTTCAGCTTGCTGCGGTTCGTGCTGGTGCATCCAGCAGCCTCAGCGCCGCGCAGGCTACACGGACTGCGAACGTCGCACTCCGTGGTATGATCGAGGCCGAGCTTGAGGCACGCTGGTGACGACCCGCTCCATCCCCTGGCGGCACGTCGCCGAGGTGTCGTGTCTTCCGACCTACTCAGAAACAACGAGCGAAGCATGCGTTCTAACCAGCGATTGCTGCTGATGCGGTAGACTTTGAGGCTCGCGCGTACCGCGCTCGATCTTCAGATTGA includes:
- a CDS encoding integron integrase, giving the protein MVPPCRRTHFLQDKCGKRVTPSSKPPVSHEPAPPDSPGARLLSRLRSELRGRHYSRRTEQAYALWVRRFVRFHKMRHPSEMGEAEVNAFLTHLAVRRRVSASTQTQALSALLFLYRRVFGRNLGDLGTLLRARKPRRLPLVLTRDEVREVLGRMTGDTALVGGLLYGSGLRLMECLRLRVQHLDFSRRSILVRDGKGSKDRATMLPGALVDSLRGQLDRVRKLHAQDLADGFGRVSLPDALARKYPAAARNLGWQWIFPQRNRWVNRSTGTQGRHHLDPSIPQRAVKVAVTQAGIVKHVSCHTFRHSFATHLLEDGQDIRTIQKLLGHADLRTTMVYTHVLNHGPGGVRSPLDRL
- a CDS encoding HEAT repeat domain-containing protein; amino-acid sequence: MLWWTLRQLKSKHSWTRAEAARTLEHSRSPRAIRALVALLGDEDQGVRRVAAETLGSTGARRAIEPLTAALVDPSEDVRQEAEPALDRIDPQWVVAARDAIGPLLLALSRRDAKVQRNAIWALNRIDRLWAQSKAAKGMVGDLVYALNDNDPRVQDMAVTALDLIDANWRQCDSARGAVLALLNVLARGTTDERRSAALGLAKLRKGTFALMRALNDSSETVREAAARSLGEIADLDAVEPLAMALSHDDKNLRRHAAQALGQIGGARAIEALSKALEERNPNDVRKAIAQAIRDSQREARERSAATPVRNKERKTMATFEDAVQKIRTLKDTGDKAGL